In the genome of Flavobacterium panacagri, one region contains:
- a CDS encoding sterol desaturase family protein: MKNINFLAFAMPAFFLFLFLEYKLAQRRKRPEIFNYESSVSNISIGIAERLINLFVAASFYQLYYFIYDDYRLFEIPSNAFVWLALILATDFVWYWYHRLGHEVNFFWAAHIVHHHSEEFNFTAAARITTFQAIIRTGFWCILPFIGFHPSMVITMLIVHGAYSFFTHTQLIGKIKWLEYVFVTPAVHGVHHASDEKYLDKNYGDMFTFWDRLFGTFQTEEEKPKYGLTHPLKSYSFLWQHFHYYFEIYELWKRSSGFKARWKAVFGSPAHMDQDIRPVLEKRFLQDKSNPHQRLRFKNYLYIQLGICTFILTAFTYYFDYLESYDKIFVLSLVILTLINCGALLEQRKWIYYLEYTRLAMISTYFLYEEGLLVFFFVPIAIMIFVEQLFSLSTIYQNTILQLEPVE; the protein is encoded by the coding sequence ATGAAAAATATCAACTTTCTAGCTTTTGCCATGCCGGCCTTTTTTCTTTTTTTATTTTTAGAATATAAGCTTGCTCAACGCAGAAAAAGGCCTGAAATTTTTAACTACGAAAGCTCAGTTTCTAACATCAGCATTGGGATTGCTGAGCGTTTGATTAACTTATTTGTTGCAGCTAGTTTTTATCAGCTCTATTATTTCATTTATGATGATTACAGACTTTTTGAGATTCCAAGCAATGCTTTTGTCTGGTTAGCATTGATTCTCGCTACAGATTTTGTCTGGTATTGGTATCACAGATTAGGACACGAAGTCAATTTCTTTTGGGCGGCGCATATTGTACATCATCATAGTGAAGAATTTAATTTTACTGCAGCAGCGAGAATTACTACTTTTCAAGCCATTATTAGAACAGGATTTTGGTGTATATTGCCATTTATTGGTTTTCATCCTTCAATGGTAATTACAATGCTGATTGTTCATGGTGCTTACTCTTTTTTCACGCATACACAGCTTATCGGAAAAATAAAATGGCTGGAATATGTTTTTGTAACGCCTGCTGTTCATGGAGTTCATCACGCTTCTGATGAAAAATATCTGGATAAAAATTACGGAGATATGTTTACCTTTTGGGATCGTCTTTTTGGAACATTTCAAACCGAAGAAGAAAAACCAAAATATGGATTAACACATCCATTAAAAAGTTATAGTTTTTTATGGCAGCATTTTCATTATTACTTTGAAATTTATGAATTATGGAAACGCTCCAGCGGATTTAAAGCTAGATGGAAGGCCGTTTTTGGAAGCCCAGCCCATATGGATCAGGATATTCGACCAGTTCTCGAAAAACGTTTTCTACAAGATAAAAGCAATCCGCATCAACGACTTCGATTTAAAAATTACCTTTATATACAATTGGGGATCTGCACTTTCATTTTAACCGCTTTTACCTATTATTTTGATTATTTAGAAAGTTATGATAAGATATTCGTACTTTCATTGGTTATTCTAACTTTAATAAACTGCGGTGCTTTATTAGAACAACGAAAATGGATATATTATCTAGAGTATACCAGACTTGCTATGATTTCGACTTATTTTTTGTACGAAGAAGGTTTGCTGGTGTTTTTCTTTGTTCCAATCGCAATTATGATTTTCGTAGAACAATTATTCTCATTAAGCACCATTTATCAAAATACAATTTTACAGTTGGAACCTGTTGAATAG
- a CDS encoding Glu/Leu/Phe/Val family dehydrogenase — protein MSSEIIKHNPFQSMIDRFNIAAEILNLDDSIKQKLQRPEKQITVNFSITLDNGEVQNFEGYRVIHNTALGPSKGGIRYDTAVNLDEVKALAAWMTWKSAVTGIPFGGAKGGIICDPRKHSKTELEKITRAYTKALSDIFGPEKDVPAPDMGTGPDEMGWLMDEFSLLHGRPIHAVVTGKHLHSGGSLGRVEATGRGVSIISLLALQKLKIRPARATAVIQGFGNVGLHSALFLYEKGVKIIAVSDVSEAFYNPNGINIPELILYYNLNNKTIKGYPNSVAIKHEDLLLLETDLLIPAAKEDVITQKNAGDIKARIIVEGANGPVSSDADQILHDKNILVVPDILANAGGVTVSYFEWLQNSLLESWRIHQINKRLEDILEKGFDTVFRVAVKHNVTPRIAAYIIALKKVAETQSVKEVALEAPQYKQN, from the coding sequence ATGAGTTCAGAAATTATAAAACACAATCCCTTTCAATCGATGATTGATCGATTTAATATAGCAGCAGAAATTTTGAATTTAGATGATTCTATCAAACAAAAACTGCAGCGACCAGAAAAACAGATTACCGTAAACTTTTCTATCACTTTGGATAATGGAGAAGTGCAGAATTTTGAAGGTTACAGAGTAATTCACAATACGGCTTTAGGGCCTTCAAAAGGTGGCATTCGTTACGATACTGCTGTAAATCTGGACGAAGTAAAAGCACTTGCCGCCTGGATGACCTGGAAATCTGCTGTAACTGGAATTCCGTTTGGCGGTGCAAAAGGCGGCATTATCTGTGACCCGAGAAAACATTCTAAAACCGAATTGGAAAAAATTACAAGAGCTTATACCAAAGCTTTATCAGATATTTTTGGCCCGGAAAAAGATGTTCCAGCGCCAGATATGGGAACTGGCCCAGACGAAATGGGCTGGTTAATGGATGAATTTTCATTACTGCACGGAAGACCAATCCACGCTGTTGTTACAGGAAAACACCTGCATTCTGGTGGATCTTTAGGTAGAGTAGAAGCAACTGGACGTGGCGTTAGTATCATCAGTCTTTTGGCTCTTCAAAAACTGAAAATTAGACCTGCAAGAGCTACAGCCGTTATTCAAGGATTTGGAAATGTGGGACTACATTCAGCTTTGTTTTTATATGAAAAGGGAGTGAAGATCATTGCGGTGAGCGATGTTTCTGAAGCTTTTTACAATCCGAATGGAATTAATATCCCAGAATTGATTTTGTATTACAATCTGAATAACAAAACGATTAAAGGCTATCCAAATTCGGTTGCCATCAAACATGAAGACTTATTGCTTTTAGAAACTGATTTATTGATTCCTGCAGCCAAAGAAGATGTGATTACGCAGAAGAATGCGGGCGATATTAAAGCAAGAATTATTGTAGAAGGAGCCAATGGGCCAGTTTCTTCAGATGCAGATCAGATTCTGCATGATAAAAATATATTAGTTGTTCCTGATATTTTGGCTAATGCGGGCGGTGTTACCGTTTCTTATTTCGAGTGGCTTCAGAATTCACTTTTGGAGTCTTGGAGAATCCACCAGATTAATAAACGTTTGGAGGATATTTTAGAAAAAGGTTTTGATACTGTTTTTAGAGTGGCAGTAAAACACAATGTAACGCCTCGTATTGCTGCTTATATTATTGCTTTGAAAAAAGTAGCCGAAACACAGTCGGTTAAAGAAGTGGCTTTGGAAGCACCTCAATATAAACAGAATTAA
- a CDS encoding DMT family transporter produces MLFLILSILCSVIVGVIFKVSRKYNANPSQIISFNYVAAIALCYFTFSPDLNALDNNAPIGIYTAVGILLPIVFLFLALSIKFMGIVKTDAAQRLSLFIPILAAWLLFNEAFNTYKVVGVLVGFVALLFILRKQSDNNENKWIYPAMVLFGFGIVDILFKKIALYTVVPYTTSLFFVFLIAFAVSIAIVVYKLLIKKEKFEPKNIPFGILVGIFNFCNILFYLKAHKAFAENPSTVFAGMNMGVIVLGTIVGAYFFKEKLSKINIFGLFLALIAIVFIFLSQLQ; encoded by the coding sequence ATGTTGTTTCTTATTCTAAGCATTTTATGCAGTGTTATTGTTGGTGTTATTTTCAAGGTTTCGAGAAAGTACAATGCCAATCCTTCTCAGATTATTTCTTTCAATTATGTTGCCGCAATAGCACTTTGTTATTTTACTTTTAGTCCGGATTTAAATGCTTTAGACAATAATGCTCCTATAGGGATTTATACAGCAGTCGGAATTTTATTGCCAATCGTATTTTTATTTTTGGCACTTTCGATAAAGTTTATGGGAATTGTCAAAACCGATGCTGCACAGCGATTATCTCTTTTTATCCCAATTTTAGCGGCTTGGTTGTTATTTAATGAAGCTTTTAATACTTATAAGGTTGTTGGAGTTTTGGTTGGTTTTGTGGCTCTTTTATTTATTCTGAGAAAACAATCAGACAATAACGAAAACAAATGGATTTATCCTGCAATGGTTTTGTTTGGTTTTGGAATTGTAGATATTCTTTTCAAGAAAATTGCGTTATACACGGTTGTACCTTATACAACTTCATTGTTTTTTGTATTTCTAATTGCTTTTGCGGTTTCTATTGCGATAGTTGTTTATAAGCTTTTAATTAAAAAAGAAAAATTTGAACCCAAAAATATCCCTTTTGGTATTTTGGTTGGAATCTTTAATTTCTGTAATATTCTGTTTTATTTGAAAGCACATAAAGCATTTGCCGAAAATCCATCAACGGTTTTTGCAGGAATGAATATGGGGGTAATTGTTTTAGGAACTATTGTTGGTGCTTATTTCTTTAAAGAGAAACTTTCTAAAATCAATATTTTTGGATTGTTTTTGGCCTTAATTGCTATTGTTTTTATCTTTTTATCACAACTGCAGTAA
- a CDS encoding magnesium chelatase, with translation MEINTIKTLGQLKATGYKSTSIKDELRNNLREKIKSGKPVFEGVHGFENTVIPELERAILSRHNINLLGLRGQAKTRLARKMAELLDEYIPFVEGSEINDDPLNPISRFAKDLIAEKGEETPISWLHRSERFFEKLATPDVTVADLIGDVDPIKAANLKLSYADDRVIHFGMIPRANRCIFVINELPDLQARIQVALFNILQEGDIQIRGFKLRMPLDMQFVFTANPEDYTNRGSIVTPLKDRIGSQILTHYPESIAIARTITEQESKLDKNQTDLVYVPSLARDILEQISFEARESEYIDNKSGVSARMSITAFENLISTAERRALISGVEKTTLRLSDFIGIIPAITGKVELVYEGEQEGADVVAETLIGSAIRTLFPEYFPKIEKLEKPDEKTPYSDVVEWFFAESGFELLDDASDNDYKSILDEVTPLDDLLKKYQPETAKEDIYFLKEFVLWGLVEYKKLSKDRFDKGNQFRDIYGSYISKF, from the coding sequence ATGGAAATCAATACTATAAAGACATTAGGTCAATTAAAAGCCACTGGATATAAAAGTACAAGCATTAAGGATGAATTGCGAAATAATCTTCGCGAAAAAATAAAATCAGGAAAACCTGTTTTTGAAGGTGTTCATGGATTCGAAAATACGGTAATTCCAGAATTAGAAAGAGCTATTTTATCTCGTCATAATATTAATTTACTAGGACTTCGCGGACAGGCTAAAACACGTTTGGCTCGTAAAATGGCGGAATTATTGGATGAATATATTCCATTTGTGGAAGGTTCGGAAATTAATGATGATCCGCTAAATCCAATTTCTCGCTTTGCAAAGGATTTAATTGCAGAAAAAGGAGAGGAGACTCCAATTTCTTGGTTGCATAGAAGCGAACGTTTCTTTGAAAAACTGGCAACTCCAGATGTAACCGTTGCTGATTTAATTGGAGATGTTGATCCAATCAAAGCGGCAAACTTGAAATTATCCTATGCAGATGATCGTGTAATTCATTTCGGAATGATTCCGAGAGCCAACCGCTGTATTTTTGTGATTAACGAATTACCCGATTTACAAGCTAGAATTCAGGTGGCATTATTTAATATTCTGCAAGAAGGTGATATCCAGATTAGAGGTTTTAAATTGAGAATGCCTTTAGATATGCAGTTTGTTTTTACAGCAAATCCAGAAGATTATACGAATAGAGGAAGTATTGTTACGCCTTTAAAAGATAGAATTGGTTCGCAGATTTTAACTCATTACCCAGAAAGTATAGCTATTGCGAGAACAATTACAGAACAGGAATCTAAATTGGATAAGAACCAAACCGATCTTGTTTATGTACCAAGTTTGGCGAGAGATATTTTAGAACAGATTAGTTTTGAAGCCCGAGAAAGTGAATACATCGATAATAAAAGCGGTGTAAGTGCTAGAATGAGTATTACAGCTTTTGAAAATTTAATTAGTACAGCAGAACGTCGTGCTTTAATTTCTGGCGTAGAGAAAACGACTTTACGATTATCTGATTTTATCGGAATTATTCCAGCGATTACAGGAAAAGTAGAATTGGTTTATGAAGGAGAGCAGGAGGGAGCCGATGTTGTGGCGGAAACTCTAATTGGTTCGGCGATTCGAACTTTGTTTCCAGAGTATTTTCCGAAAATTGAAAAACTAGAAAAACCAGACGAAAAAACGCCATATTCTGATGTAGTAGAATGGTTTTTTGCCGAAAGTGGTTTCGAATTATTAGATGATGCTTCAGATAATGATTATAAAAGTATCCTGGATGAAGTAACACCTTTAGATGATTTACTTAAAAAATACCAACCAGAAACAGCGAAAGAAGATATTTATTTCTTGAAGGAATTTGTTTTATGGGGATTGGTAGAATATAAAAAGTTAAGTAAAGACCGATTTGATAAAGGAAATCAGTTTAGGGATATTTACGGAAGTTACATCAGTAAATTCTAA
- a CDS encoding vWA domain-containing protein → MKNDFKKGFYFKTYEAPFQSPFDKLFTIFKELITHTSGDFDEAINWLRELDKEYKLTDENYTIEDFIEDLKKKGYIRDEVKDDGSSGLGITAKTERAIRQQALDQIFGNLKKSGSGNHKTKYAGSGDEHTGEFREYNFGDSLERISLTESLRNAQVNNGVESFMLTENDLIVEDAQYKAQMSTVLMIDISHSMILYGEDRITPAKKVAMALAELITTRYPKDTLDILVFGNDAWTIPIKDLPYLQVGPYHTNTVAGLQLAMDILRRKRNTNKQIFMITDGKPSCVRERDGSYYMNSNGLDEYIVDKCYTQAQQARKLHIPITTFMIARDPYLQRFVNQFTEANQGKAFYTGIKGLGEMIFEDYEANRKKRIK, encoded by the coding sequence ATGAAAAACGATTTTAAAAAAGGCTTTTATTTTAAGACTTACGAAGCTCCTTTTCAGTCTCCGTTTGACAAACTTTTTACGATTTTTAAAGAGTTGATTACCCATACTTCGGGTGATTTTGATGAAGCCATCAACTGGCTCAGGGAACTGGATAAAGAATACAAACTTACCGACGAGAATTATACCATAGAAGATTTTATCGAAGATTTAAAAAAGAAGGGTTATATCAGAGATGAAGTAAAAGATGATGGAAGTTCTGGTTTAGGAATTACTGCAAAAACCGAAAGAGCAATCAGACAGCAGGCATTAGATCAGATTTTTGGAAACCTGAAAAAATCCGGAAGCGGAAATCATAAAACCAAATATGCCGGAAGCGGCGATGAGCATACGGGAGAATTCCGCGAATATAATTTCGGTGACAGTCTGGAAAGAATTTCATTAACTGAAAGTCTTCGAAATGCTCAGGTCAATAATGGTGTCGAAAGTTTTATGCTTACTGAAAACGATTTGATCGTAGAAGATGCGCAATACAAAGCTCAAATGAGTACGGTATTGATGATTGACATCAGCCATAGTATGATTTTGTACGGCGAAGATCGTATTACACCAGCCAAAAAAGTAGCAATGGCATTAGCAGAATTAATCACAACAAGATATCCTAAAGATACTTTGGATATTTTAGTTTTTGGTAATGATGCCTGGACAATTCCAATTAAAGATTTACCTTATTTGCAAGTTGGACCATATCATACTAATACGGTTGCAGGTTTGCAATTGGCAATGGATATTCTGCGAAGAAAACGAAACACCAACAAGCAGATTTTCATGATTACCGACGGAAAACCAAGCTGCGTTCGTGAACGTGATGGTTCTTATTATATGAATAGTAACGGTTTAGACGAGTATATTGTGGATAAATGTTATACACAGGCACAGCAGGCAAGAAAGCTTCATATTCCGATTACTACTTTTATGATTGCTAGAGATCCTTATTTGCAGCGATTTGTAAATCAGTTCACAGAAGCGAATCAGGGGAAAGCATTTTATACCGGAATTAAAGGTTTGGGCGAAATGATTTTTGAAGATTATGAAGCGAATAGAAAGAAAAGGATTAAATAA
- a CDS encoding YchJ family protein: MESKKCFCDTGLLFENCCGLYLNNGQKAPSALALMRSRYSAYATHNANYLMETTYVSERKYYSKTEILRWAVSNKWQKLEILSSTENTVEFKAYFLDSNNKPQTHYEFSTFKFENGAWYYLDGKFE, translated from the coding sequence ATGGAGAGTAAAAAATGTTTCTGCGATACAGGATTGCTTTTTGAAAACTGCTGTGGATTATATTTAAACAACGGTCAAAAAGCACCTTCAGCATTAGCTTTAATGCGTTCGAGATATTCCGCTTATGCAACTCATAATGCTAATTATTTAATGGAAACCACTTATGTTTCAGAAAGGAAATATTATTCAAAAACTGAAATTTTAAGATGGGCTGTTTCTAATAAATGGCAAAAATTGGAAATCCTTAGTTCTACAGAAAATACCGTAGAATTCAAAGCGTATTTTTTAGATTCAAATAATAAACCTCAGACACATTATGAATTTTCTACGTTTAAGTTCGAAAATGGAGCGTGGTATTATTTGGACGGAAAGTTTGAATAA
- a CDS encoding KTSC domain-containing protein, whose translation MKKIVEYRKLLNVEKTAELKDLKTIYRNAMKESHPDKFVGDEAGLKAAEEKSKTIIEAYHFLVSIHPDTIKLNLPEYTETISTCSITDFKFVEGRLIIDFSNGSVYEYISVPKATYVKMVNADSPARFAKRHILNAFTWRKKTNQE comes from the coding sequence ATGAAAAAAATAGTTGAATACCGCAAGTTACTAAACGTAGAGAAAACTGCAGAATTAAAAGATTTAAAAACAATTTATCGCAATGCGATGAAAGAATCTCATCCTGATAAATTCGTTGGAGATGAAGCTGGTCTTAAAGCTGCAGAAGAAAAAAGTAAAACGATTATCGAAGCTTACCACTTTTTAGTAAGTATTCACCCTGATACTATCAAACTTAATTTACCTGAGTACACAGAAACAATTTCAACTTGTTCTATCACAGATTTTAAATTTGTTGAAGGTCGTTTAATTATTGATTTTTCTAACGGAAGTGTTTACGAATACATTAGTGTTCCTAAAGCAACTTACGTGAAAATGGTAAATGCTGATTCTCCTGCAAGATTTGCAAAAAGACATATTTTAAATGCTTTTACTTGGAGAAAGAAAACAAACCAAGAATAG
- a CDS encoding DUF4369 domain-containing protein, which produces MKKILFVLTASAAIISCSKVKDGEYLITGTATGIENGKTIILQGADPATRMPISLDTVKVENGKFEIKGKVTEPAFHTLILQGANGPIPLILETGEIKVVIDKDSIHKSKVTGTYNNDEYLAFTEDMNKTQKSLIDFQKKNNEKMKQAQQAQDTATINSLMKQYMEIQKEVGENSKKKFLAYAEGHPKSYITALIVQQMLNDPAADTKKLESIYNSLDESVKNTTPGKEIKTRFGQAKLPSVGATAAPVGSAK; this is translated from the coding sequence ATGAAAAAAATACTTTTTGTACTTACAGCTTCTGCAGCTATCATTTCTTGCAGCAAAGTTAAAGATGGAGAATACCTTATTACAGGTACAGCTACAGGAATTGAAAACGGAAAAACTATTATTTTACAAGGTGCAGATCCTGCTACAAGAATGCCAATTTCTCTTGATACAGTAAAAGTTGAAAATGGAAAATTTGAAATAAAAGGAAAAGTTACTGAACCAGCTTTCCATACCTTAATTTTACAAGGAGCAAATGGACCTATCCCATTAATTCTTGAAACTGGAGAAATTAAAGTTGTTATTGATAAAGACAGTATCCACAAATCTAAAGTTACTGGAACTTATAACAATGACGAATATTTAGCTTTTACTGAAGACATGAATAAAACTCAAAAAAGTTTAATTGATTTTCAGAAAAAGAACAACGAAAAAATGAAACAAGCTCAACAAGCTCAAGATACAGCGACTATCAACAGTTTGATGAAACAATACATGGAAATCCAAAAAGAAGTTGGAGAAAACAGCAAAAAGAAATTTTTAGCATACGCTGAAGGTCACCCAAAATCTTATATCACTGCTTTAATTGTTCAACAAATGCTGAATGATCCAGCTGCTGATACTAAAAAATTAGAGAGCATTTATAACTCTTTAGATGAGTCAGTAAAAAATACTACTCCAGGAAAAGAAATCAAAACTAGATTTGGACAAGCAAAATTGCCATCTGTTGGAGCTACAGCTGCACCAGTAGGCAGCGCTAAATGA
- a CDS encoding response regulator, whose product MSKNDYSKKIICLADKDDDDRMMLHEALLELNAYFEIFEVCSGEQLMDQFLKQESGVPDFIFLELCMPFTDGFGVIGSVRKILPAGKTRIVVYSSESSTSSIDQAFMAGADFYAVKPSNYADLKKLSRIIMEARWDSLGCEQRIFHIR is encoded by the coding sequence ATGTCTAAGAATGATTATTCAAAAAAAATTATCTGTCTAGCTGATAAGGATGATGACGACCGAATGATGCTTCATGAAGCGCTTTTGGAATTAAACGCGTATTTTGAGATTTTTGAAGTCTGTAGCGGAGAACAGCTAATGGATCAGTTTTTAAAACAGGAGAGTGGTGTTCCAGATTTTATATTTCTAGAACTCTGCATGCCTTTTACTGACGGTTTTGGAGTTATTGGATCGGTAAGGAAAATTTTACCTGCAGGTAAAACAAGGATTGTTGTATATTCCAGTGAAAGTAGTACCTCCTCTATTGATCAAGCATTTATGGCAGGCGCTGATTTTTATGCCGTGAAGCCCAGCAATTATGCAGATCTCAAAAAGCTCTCAAGAATTATCATGGAAGCCAGATGGGACTCTTTAGGTTGTGAGCAAAGGATATTTCATATTAGGTGA
- a CDS encoding arylsulfatase, with product MKEFYNLMQMINLRFNRFFQNNLSIILLLVLVLGSNFKINAQDVLPFPPVPSASVANETLAESTHKRREEPDHLPKDAPNIIIILMDDLGFGTPSTFGGGVNTPTLTKVFKEGIAYNEFHTTSICSPSRAALLTGRNHTHVGNGTIAERAVDWDGYTGIIPKEAATIAEVLKDYGYSTSAFGKWHNTPANQTTVAGPFDYWPVHYGFQHFYGFLAGETSQYEPRLINDFTPVEPPKDKKYHLTTDLADHAIDWMKQHKSYAADKPFLLYFAPGAGHAPHHIFKEWADKYKGKFDDGWDAYREKVFKRQKELGWIPKNAQLTARDKTMVSWESIPKSEKAFQIRMMEVFAGYVEHADHEVGRVLDALEANGQKDNTIVFFIWGDNGSSAEGQNGSISELLAQNGISNTIQQQLDALDKLGGLDAIGGPLLENNYHAAWAWAGNTPFKHTKLVASHFGGTQNAMVIRWPKMIKPDSTPRSQFHHINDIVPTIYDILNIKAPKVVNGFEQMPIDGVSFKYTFNDAKAKEVSKVQFFDNNGSRGVYKDGWYACTFGPLYPWIPAQKGLAEWDSTKDVWELYNIKEDYTQYNDLASKNPQKLKELQEVFNEEAKKNKDYPIGAGIWLRIHPEDVIKAPYKSWTFDETTKRMPEFSAPGLGKKSNKVVADVEIKENASGVLYALGGSGGGVTLFMDNGKLVYEYNMLIIERYNVESSEKIPSGKHKIEVLTTIVKPGAPAEIVITVDDKEYAKGEVKRTVPVAFTASETFDVGEDLGGPVSIRYYKKAPFKFEGKINSVKVNLL from the coding sequence ATGAAAGAGTTTTATAATTTAATGCAGATGATTAATTTGAGATTTAATCGTTTTTTTCAAAATAATCTCAGCATAATTTTACTGCTTGTTTTAGTTTTAGGAAGCAATTTCAAAATTAATGCGCAGGATGTTTTGCCTTTTCCACCAGTGCCAAGTGCGAGTGTTGCCAATGAAACTCTTGCAGAAAGTACACACAAACGTAGAGAAGAGCCGGATCATTTGCCAAAAGATGCACCAAATATCATTATTATCTTAATGGACGATTTGGGTTTTGGCACACCTTCTACTTTTGGCGGCGGTGTCAATACGCCAACATTAACCAAAGTATTTAAAGAGGGAATTGCTTATAATGAATTTCATACAACGTCTATCTGTTCGCCAAGCCGTGCAGCTTTATTAACAGGGAGAAATCACACTCATGTAGGAAACGGAACCATTGCAGAAAGAGCCGTTGATTGGGATGGCTATACTGGAATTATTCCGAAAGAAGCCGCTACAATTGCCGAAGTTTTAAAAGATTACGGTTATAGCACATCAGCTTTTGGAAAATGGCACAATACGCCAGCCAATCAAACCACTGTAGCAGGACCATTTGATTACTGGCCTGTTCATTATGGATTTCAGCATTTCTACGGATTTCTTGCTGGAGAAACCTCGCAATATGAACCAAGATTAATAAATGATTTTACTCCGGTTGAACCTCCAAAAGATAAAAAATACCATCTTACAACTGACTTGGCTGATCATGCTATTGATTGGATGAAACAACATAAATCCTACGCTGCAGACAAACCATTTCTGTTGTATTTTGCGCCAGGCGCTGGTCATGCGCCACATCATATTTTTAAAGAATGGGCAGATAAATACAAAGGAAAATTTGATGATGGCTGGGATGCTTATCGTGAAAAAGTATTTAAACGTCAGAAAGAATTAGGTTGGATTCCTAAAAATGCTCAGCTAACGGCAAGAGACAAAACAATGGTTTCATGGGAAAGTATTCCGAAATCTGAAAAAGCGTTTCAAATTAGAATGATGGAAGTTTTTGCAGGTTATGTAGAACATGCCGATCATGAGGTAGGACGCGTTTTGGATGCGCTTGAAGCGAATGGACAAAAAGATAATACAATTGTTTTCTTTATTTGGGGCGATAATGGTTCAAGTGCCGAAGGGCAAAATGGTTCTATAAGTGAATTACTGGCTCAGAATGGAATTTCGAATACTATTCAACAGCAATTGGATGCTTTAGACAAACTCGGTGGATTAGACGCAATCGGCGGTCCTCTTTTAGAGAATAATTATCATGCGGCTTGGGCATGGGCGGGAAATACGCCTTTTAAACATACTAAACTGGTTGCTTCTCATTTTGGAGGAACGCAGAATGCAATGGTAATTCGCTGGCCGAAAATGATCAAACCAGACAGTACACCGCGCAGTCAATTTCATCATATAAATGATATTGTACCAACGATTTACGATATTCTAAATATCAAAGCGCCAAAAGTGGTAAATGGTTTTGAGCAGATGCCAATAGACGGAGTGAGTTTTAAATATACTTTTAACGATGCGAAAGCTAAAGAAGTATCTAAAGTTCAGTTTTTTGATAATAACGGAAGCCGAGGCGTTTACAAAGATGGCTGGTATGCCTGCACTTTTGGACCATTGTATCCGTGGATTCCTGCGCAGAAAGGTTTAGCTGAATGGGATTCAACAAAAGATGTCTGGGAACTTTACAATATCAAAGAAGATTATACACAGTATAATGATTTAGCATCTAAAAATCCGCAGAAATTAAAAGAACTTCAGGAAGTATTCAATGAAGAAGCTAAAAAGAATAAAGACTATCCAATTGGCGCAGGAATTTGGCTCCGCATTCATCCTGAAGATGTTATTAAAGCACCTTATAAGTCTTGGACTTTTGATGAAACCACGAAACGTATGCCCGAATTCAGTGCGCCCGGTTTAGGTAAAAAAAGCAACAAAGTAGTGGCTGATGTTGAAATTAAAGAAAATGCTTCGGGAGTTTTGTATGCGCTTGGAGGTTCTGGCGGTGGTGTGACTTTATTTATGGATAATGGCAAATTAGTTTACGAATATAATATGCTGATTATAGAAAGATATAATGTAGAATCATCAGAAAAAATACCATCAGGAAAACATAAAATCGAAGTTTTAACCACTATTGTAAAGCCTGGCGCTCCAGCTGAAATTGTTATTACAGTTGATGACAAAGAATATGCAAAAGGAGAAGTGAAAAGAACTGTTCCTGTTGCTTTTACTGCAAGTGAAACTTTTGATGTCGGCGAAGATTTAGGCGGGCCGGTTTCTATTCGTTATTATAAAAAAGCACCATTTAAATTTGAAGGAAAAATTAATAGTGTAAAAGTAAATTTATTATAA